In a single window of the Carnobacterium gallinarum DSM 4847 genome:
- a CDS encoding PTS sugar transporter subunit IIA has translation MLSLKQSLIDNQSIHLQKSATTWQEAIQVATEPLVASGTVESGYAEAIIASTENFGPYYILMPGMAMPHARPEDGVRRDGFSLVTLQEPVIFSDGKEVSVLITLAATSNDIHTGIAIPQIVAVFELPDIIQRLQTAKSKEEVLAIIDEADMSAYLS, from the coding sequence TAATCAATCGATTCATTTACAAAAATCAGCTACTACTTGGCAAGAAGCCATTCAAGTAGCAACGGAACCCTTAGTAGCAAGTGGAACAGTGGAATCTGGTTACGCAGAGGCGATTATTGCCTCAACTGAAAATTTCGGTCCGTATTATATTCTAATGCCTGGAATGGCGATGCCTCATGCTCGACCAGAGGATGGTGTAAGGCGAGATGGTTTTAGTTTGGTTACGTTACAAGAACCTGTGATTTTTTCAGATGGAAAAGAAGTTTCGGTTTTAATTACGTTAGCGGCGACTTCTAATGATATCCATACGGGAATTGCGATTCCACAAATTGTAGCTGTTTTTGAGTTACCAGATATTATCCAACGCCTACAGACTGCTAAAAGTAAGGAAGAAGTGCTAGCTATTATTGATGAAGCAGATATGAGTGCCTATTTATCTTAA
- a CDS encoding 3-keto-L-gulonate-6-phosphate decarboxylase UlaD has translation MALPNLQIALDNSSLSEALKSISLAGPVVDIVEAGTILCLQSGMEAVRCLRALYPEKIIVADTKCADAGGTVAQNCREAGADWMTVICCATLPTMKAALKEIEELQVELYGDWTFQQAQQWLNAGITQAIYHQSRDALLAGETWGKKDLEKLRKLIEMGFKVSVTGGLTKDSLALFKELDVYTFITGRGITGAADPNLAAKEFKAEIQRIWG, from the coding sequence ATGGCATTACCGAATTTACAAATTGCATTAGATAATTCAAGTTTAAGCGAGGCTTTAAAATCAATTTCTTTAGCAGGCCCAGTTGTGGATATTGTCGAGGCAGGAACCATTTTATGTCTACAATCGGGAATGGAGGCAGTGCGGTGTTTGCGAGCACTTTATCCCGAAAAAATTATCGTAGCGGATACAAAATGTGCAGATGCTGGGGGAACTGTGGCGCAAAATTGTCGGGAAGCTGGAGCGGATTGGATGACGGTGATCTGTTGTGCAACATTGCCAACGATGAAAGCAGCTCTTAAAGAAATTGAGGAGTTGCAAGTTGAGTTATATGGTGACTGGACTTTTCAACAGGCCCAACAGTGGTTAAATGCAGGCATCACGCAAGCAATCTATCATCAAAGTCGGGATGCGCTATTAGCTGGTGAAACATGGGGTAAAAAAGATTTAGAAAAATTGCGTAAATTAATTGAGATGGGCTTTAAAGTCTCTGTTACAGGTGGGTTAACCAAAGACTCATTGGCGTTGTTTAAAGAGTTAGATGTCTATACTTTTATTACAGGTCGTGGAATTACTGGTGCAGCAGACCCTAATTTGGCAGCTAAAGAATTTAAAGCTGAGATTCAACGGATTTGGGGGTAA
- a CDS encoding L-ribulose-5-phosphate 3-epimerase: MTLIGIYEKALPKKGTWKERLLMAQSLGFDFIEMSIDETAERLARLDWSLEERQQVRQAVYETGVQIQSICLSGHRRYPLGSVDEAVREKALIMMEKALDLAADIGVRVIQLAGYDVYYEAKSVATRHYFIENLKKSVDLAASRQITLAIEIMDDPFINSISQYLKIKTQIPSPWLQVYPDIGNLSAWPENDVGYELELGKGEIVAVHLKDTLAVSADFAGKFKEVPFGMGCVDFVGCLKTLKEIQYKGPFLIEMWSENSENPHNEIEKAKEFLFPLLKEAGYK, encoded by the coding sequence ATGACTTTGATTGGAATTTATGAAAAGGCTTTGCCAAAAAAGGGTACTTGGAAAGAGCGTTTGCTTATGGCTCAATCATTGGGGTTTGATTTTATTGAGATGTCAATTGATGAAACTGCTGAACGCTTGGCACGTTTGGACTGGAGTCTTGAAGAACGTCAACAAGTCAGACAAGCTGTTTATGAAACAGGGGTGCAAATTCAGTCGATTTGTTTAAGTGGGCATCGTCGTTATCCATTAGGGTCAGTAGATGAGGCAGTTCGTGAAAAAGCTTTGATTATGATGGAGAAAGCACTTGATTTAGCTGCTGATATAGGGGTTCGAGTGATTCAGCTAGCAGGTTATGATGTTTATTATGAAGCCAAATCAGTGGCAACGAGACATTATTTTATTGAGAATTTAAAAAAATCTGTTGATTTAGCAGCAAGTAGGCAAATTACACTAGCTATTGAAATTATGGATGATCCGTTCATTAATTCGATTAGTCAGTATTTAAAAATAAAGACTCAAATTCCATCTCCATGGCTTCAAGTATATCCCGATATTGGTAATTTATCTGCGTGGCCTGAAAATGATGTTGGCTATGAATTAGAATTAGGAAAAGGTGAGATTGTCGCGGTTCATTTAAAAGATACGTTAGCAGTTTCAGCTGATTTTGCTGGGAAATTTAAAGAGGTACCTTTTGGAATGGGGTGTGTTGACTTTGTTGGCTGTTTAAAAACATTAAAGGAGATTCAGTATAAGGGACCATTTTTAATTGAGATGTGGAGTGAAAATAGCGAAAATCCACATAATGAGATTGAAAAAGCGAAAGAATTTCTTTTCCCACTTTTAAAGGAGGCAGGATACAAATGA
- a CDS encoding L-ribulose-5-phosphate 4-epimerase, with the protein MSEQDRADELIQQMKEAVYQANLALPRAGLVKLTWGNVSQINRELGVIVIKPSGIPYQTMKAKDMVVTNLDGEVLSGELRPSSDLPTHSYLYQEFSEVNSIVHTHSKWAVCWAQAGRDIPAYGTTHADTFYGSVPCTRKLTQEEVATAYELETGKVIVETFAERKLDPLAIPAVVVNGHGPFTWGGTPEKAVEASLILEEVAEMALHSEELAVTTDFLLPSYVLNKHYFRKHGAGAYYGQGN; encoded by the coding sequence ATGAGTGAACAAGATCGTGCTGATGAGTTGATTCAGCAGATGAAAGAAGCTGTTTATCAAGCGAATTTAGCCTTACCTAGGGCGGGATTAGTTAAATTAACGTGGGGAAATGTTAGTCAGATTAATCGAGAATTAGGTGTTATCGTGATTAAACCAAGTGGTATTCCATATCAAACAATGAAAGCGAAAGATATGGTTGTAACCAATTTAGATGGTGAGGTTTTAAGTGGTGAGTTAAGACCGTCATCTGATTTACCCACACACAGTTATTTATACCAAGAATTTTCTGAAGTCAACTCTATTGTACACACGCATTCTAAATGGGCGGTTTGTTGGGCGCAAGCAGGACGCGATATTCCAGCATATGGAACCACACATGCTGACACCTTTTATGGGTCGGTTCCTTGTACAAGAAAACTAACTCAGGAAGAAGTTGCAACAGCTTATGAGCTTGAAACAGGGAAAGTTATTGTTGAAACTTTTGCAGAAAGAAAACTAGATCCTTTGGCTATTCCAGCAGTAGTTGTCAATGGTCATGGTCCGTTTACTTGGGGGGGAACACCTGAAAAAGCAGTTGAAGCTAGCTTGATTTTAGAGGAAGTCGCTGAGATGGCTCTCCATTCGGAAGAATTGGCTGTAACAACAGATTTCTTGTTGCCCTCTTATGTGCTGAATAAACATTATTTTAGGAAACATGGCGCGGGTGCGTATTATGGACAAGGAAATTAA
- a CDS encoding BglG family transcription antiterminator produces the protein MQLESNFQRFLVIIAKQKEITNITALANSAGLSRRMIYYYIDKVNDLFKSAGLSSLSKEGRGGFSLNLVQQKQIKEWLKNQKQTDSILKTSERRLLITLLILLENKKWQLNHFQNLFLVSRNTILKDIQWVKEQLAVSEVEVKSNKTRGYYVSISELERRQLIYQQLYVIEMGQKETTYYFLLESLGFTGTKEKYKKSLQIIKELFEATKLSLGKEIPVQDMHILAKLIFILQERNQRGLIPEWTVEEEYLIKERLEYQVTKKLLKQMKTHIQLDYFEDEALYYGMLLLCVEKNADAHFRSNPFENLIYVTENLVLLFEQIGGIHFHNRESLIKKIQTHLKVLYYRHLFSMQMPSLISNAISTNYQKVFKLTDKISALMKSDLIFQNSFPDGLAKEEIAEIAIFFEEAILREQTKQYIPQLVIVSDFPDVMNSLLENHIRQLLPNSSIVGILKSDSANFFPGKVDYCISTDAQYVHHQGETLNVSIILSSEEKKRIKKLDMSIGNLVKIRKKLIHLMTKYGYLQGQEDFIEELENIFQSVDKVPVSKESVHLNKFLQHTNFCLVMEKATDLDELVEYLAEPLLEEEYIQPMYLQQVKKELAEKRYVFLYPQVMLLHTDYRFGSMELGCSFLYLQEAFQLDTSEKVRFIIFLATEENMGHVPLLFELDELLKSECLSQITDKHAFFS, from the coding sequence TTGCAGTTGGAGTCGAATTTTCAACGGTTCTTAGTTATTATTGCAAAGCAAAAAGAAATCACCAACATCACAGCATTGGCTAATTCAGCTGGCTTATCGAGACGAATGATTTATTATTATATAGACAAAGTGAATGATTTGTTTAAATCAGCAGGGTTATCGTCACTAAGTAAAGAGGGACGTGGGGGATTTAGCTTAAATTTGGTGCAACAAAAACAAATCAAAGAATGGTTGAAAAACCAAAAGCAAACAGATTCTATTTTAAAAACGAGCGAACGAAGATTGCTAATCACGTTATTGATTTTATTGGAAAATAAGAAATGGCAATTAAATCATTTTCAAAATTTATTTTTAGTGTCACGGAATACAATTTTAAAGGATATTCAGTGGGTTAAGGAGCAATTAGCTGTTTCGGAAGTAGAAGTGAAAAGCAATAAAACTAGGGGATATTATGTATCTATTAGTGAATTAGAACGGCGACAGCTTATTTATCAACAGCTTTATGTAATTGAAATGGGACAAAAAGAGACAACTTATTATTTTTTACTGGAATCGTTAGGATTTACTGGTACAAAAGAAAAATATAAAAAAAGTCTACAAATTATCAAAGAACTTTTTGAAGCAACGAAGCTCTCTTTAGGCAAAGAAATACCTGTACAAGATATGCATATTTTAGCTAAATTAATTTTTATTCTACAAGAACGTAATCAGCGGGGCTTGATTCCTGAATGGACGGTGGAAGAGGAGTATTTGATTAAGGAACGACTGGAATACCAAGTAACTAAAAAACTATTAAAGCAAATGAAAACGCACATTCAGTTGGATTATTTTGAAGATGAAGCCTTGTACTATGGAATGTTATTGCTTTGTGTTGAAAAAAATGCAGATGCTCATTTTCGTAGTAATCCATTTGAAAATTTAATTTATGTGACAGAAAACTTAGTCCTTTTATTTGAGCAAATTGGTGGTATTCATTTTCATAATCGAGAAAGTTTAATTAAAAAAATTCAAACACATTTAAAAGTTTTATATTATCGACATCTTTTTAGTATGCAGATGCCTAGCTTGATTTCCAATGCTATTTCAACTAATTACCAAAAAGTTTTCAAATTAACTGACAAAATTAGTGCCTTAATGAAGTCTGATTTAATTTTTCAAAATAGTTTTCCAGATGGTTTAGCCAAGGAAGAAATTGCTGAGATTGCTATATTCTTTGAAGAAGCTATTTTACGAGAACAAACGAAACAATATATTCCACAATTGGTGATTGTTTCAGATTTTCCGGATGTTATGAATTCTTTATTAGAAAATCATATTCGCCAACTGTTGCCTAATAGTTCAATTGTAGGGATTTTGAAGTCTGATAGTGCTAACTTTTTTCCTGGGAAAGTTGATTATTGTATTTCAACAGATGCCCAGTATGTCCATCACCAAGGAGAAACCTTGAATGTATCAATTATTTTATCATCAGAAGAAAAAAAGCGAATTAAAAAATTAGATATGTCAATAGGGAATTTAGTGAAGATTCGTAAGAAACTAATTCATTTAATGACGAAATATGGCTATCTTCAAGGTCAGGAAGATTTTATTGAGGAATTAGAAAACATATTTCAATCTGTTGATAAAGTCCCTGTGTCAAAGGAATCTGTACATTTAAATAAATTCTTACAGCATACAAATTTTTGTCTAGTTATGGAAAAAGCTACTGATTTAGATGAATTAGTAGAATATTTAGCAGAGCCTTTATTGGAAGAAGAGTATATTCAACCGATGTATTTGCAGCAAGTCAAAAAAGAACTAGCAGAAAAACGTTATGTATTCCTCTATCCGCAAGTGATGTTGCTTCATACAGATTATCGTTTTGGTTCTATGGAACTGGGGTGTAGTTTTTTGTATTTGCAAGAAGCATTTCAATTAGATACTTCTGAAAAAGTTCGGTTTATTATTTTTTTAGCAACAGAAGAGAATATGGGACATGTGCCCTTATTATTTGAATTAGATGAACTGTTAAAAAGCGAATGTTTAAGCCAAATAACAGATAAACATGCTTTTTTTAGTTAG
- a CDS encoding GNAT family N-acetyltransferase translates to MADEVYLHAPTEALKASYLDFLGDWKQSNEKLVPWVIGRDTTDFSQFLKLFEVDQHPALESEKVPTTTYWYCNQERIVIGAVNIRHYLNDKFRTSGGHIGYGIRPSYRGQGHATKQLKLALEKCKELGIQEALVTCDQGNIGSKKTIIANGGIKDHDFIQEDGSIIERYWIKVL, encoded by the coding sequence ATGGCAGATGAAGTTTATTTACATGCTCCAACGGAAGCCCTAAAGGCAAGTTATTTGGATTTTTTAGGAGACTGGAAACAAAGTAACGAAAAATTAGTTCCTTGGGTCATTGGGCGAGATACCACAGATTTTTCACAATTTTTGAAGTTGTTTGAAGTGGATCAGCATCCAGCTTTAGAGTCAGAAAAAGTACCAACCACGACGTATTGGTATTGTAATCAGGAAAGAATTGTCATTGGTGCAGTAAATATTCGTCATTATTTAAATGATAAATTTCGTACAAGTGGTGGTCATATTGGATACGGCATCCGACCTAGTTATCGTGGGCAGGGACATGCTACTAAACAATTAAAACTTGCACTAGAAAAATGCAAAGAACTAGGCATTCAAGAGGCTTTAGTGACGTGTGATCAAGGGAATATTGGTTCTAAAAAAACGATCATAGCAAATGGTGGCATTAAAGATCATGATTTTATTCAAGAGGATGGTTCAATTATTGAACGATATTGGATTAAAGTCCTTTAA